In the Leptotrichia sp. oral taxon 847 genome, one interval contains:
- the prmC gene encoding peptide chain release factor N(5)-glutamine methyltransferase — protein MNNLLTILNKSIEYLERKQIKHARLKVESIFSEILKMPRIMLYANFESVLLNEEIDEIKKKLSELLKKNKNFFYVFDSQNGDNLKNLLDKSISFLEKNNVNEAKLKAEIIFSSVLGIERMMLFTRYGDKVSEENKNKLRNFIVKIGKENFPIQYLLNEQEFYGRKFYVDKGVLIPRQDTEVLVQKAIEILKKNENKNKISKKILDIGCGSGIIGITIALEIENCYVLGVDVSEKALMTSKKNKKILESKNIKFIRSDLFENVEFKSFDMIVSNPPYISLSEVGIMSDDTLHEPSEALFAENDGLYFYLEISSKAKDYLAENGFLLFEIGFKQGHKVKEIMEKFGFKNIEIVKDLNGNERVVIGQKIS, from the coding sequence ATGAATAACTTACTGACTATATTAAATAAATCTATTGAGTATTTGGAAAGAAAACAAATAAAACACGCAAGATTAAAAGTGGAAAGTATTTTTTCTGAAATATTGAAAATGCCAAGAATAATGCTTTATGCAAATTTTGAAAGTGTATTGTTAAATGAAGAAATTGATGAAATAAAAAAAAAATTAAGTGAGTTATTAAAAAAGAATAAAAATTTTTTTTATGTATTTGACAGTCAAAATGGCGATAATTTAAAAAATTTGCTAGATAAAAGTATTTCTTTTTTAGAAAAGAATAATGTAAATGAAGCTAAATTAAAAGCTGAAATCATATTTTCAAGTGTTTTAGGGATAGAACGAATGATGCTTTTTACTAGATATGGTGACAAAGTATCAGAAGAAAACAAAAATAAATTGAGAAATTTTATTGTAAAAATTGGAAAAGAAAACTTTCCGATACAATATCTTTTAAATGAGCAAGAATTTTATGGAAGAAAGTTTTATGTAGATAAAGGTGTATTAATTCCACGTCAAGATACTGAAGTTTTGGTTCAAAAAGCAATCGAAATTTTAAAAAAAAATGAAAATAAAAACAAAATTTCAAAAAAAATACTTGATATTGGCTGTGGAAGTGGTATAATAGGAATAACAATAGCGTTAGAAATTGAAAATTGTTATGTTTTGGGTGTGGATGTGTCAGAAAAAGCACTTATGACATCTAAAAAAAATAAAAAAATATTGGAATCAAAAAATATAAAATTTATAAGATCGGATTTATTTGAAAATGTTGAATTTAAGAGTTTTGATATGATTGTGTCAAATCCACCGTATATTTCTTTAAGTGAAGTGGGAATAATGTCTGATGACACTTTACACGAGCCAAGCGAAGCACTTTTTGCAGAAAATGATGGATTATATTTTTATCTTGAAATTTCTAGTAAAGCTAAAGATTATTTGGCAGAAAATGGTTTTTTACTTTTTGAAATTGGATTTAAACAAGGTCATAAAGTAAAAGAAATTATGGAGAAATTTGGATTTAAAAATATTGAAATTGTTAAAGACTTAAATGGAAACGAGAGAGTTGTAATTGGACAAAAAATTTCATAA
- the queA gene encoding tRNA preQ1(34) S-adenosylmethionine ribosyltransferase-isomerase QueA, with translation MKISDFDFELPKELIAQKAVEPRDSSRLLVLNKKEKTLEHRHFFDIIDYLKKGDVLVVNRTKVIPARIFGHKKLDGDEIGALMECFLLKRYDLKTWEVLLKPAKKLKIGQRIVFSEGLLEAELIEIKEDGNRVLKFDFEGNFEEILDKLGEMPLPPYITEKLTDKNRYQTVYAKQGESVAAPTAGLHFTVELLEKIKKKGVILTEVFLDVGLGTFRPVQVEDVTEHKMHSEKYWIPEKTAKIVNEAKKNGNRVIAVGTTSVRTLESCVDENGKLLPKSGATNIFIYGDYKFRIVDAIITNFHLPKSTLIMLVSAFAGKDFVFFAYKKAIEEKYRFYSFGDSMFVY, from the coding sequence GTGAAAATATCGGATTTTGATTTTGAATTGCCAAAGGAATTAATTGCACAAAAGGCGGTGGAGCCGAGAGATAGTTCCAGGCTTTTAGTATTAAATAAAAAAGAAAAAACGCTTGAGCATAGACATTTTTTTGATATAATTGATTATCTGAAAAAAGGAGATGTGCTTGTTGTAAACAGGACAAAAGTTATTCCCGCAAGAATTTTTGGACATAAAAAGTTGGATGGAGATGAAATTGGGGCTTTGATGGAATGTTTTTTATTAAAAAGATATGATTTGAAAACTTGGGAAGTCTTGCTAAAACCTGCTAAGAAGCTAAAAATAGGTCAAAGGATTGTGTTTAGTGAAGGACTATTGGAAGCTGAATTAATTGAAATTAAGGAAGACGGAAACAGAGTTTTGAAATTTGACTTTGAGGGAAATTTTGAAGAAATATTAGATAAATTAGGTGAGATGCCACTTCCACCTTATATTACTGAAAAACTTACAGACAAAAATCGTTATCAGACAGTTTATGCAAAACAGGGGGAATCAGTTGCAGCACCAACTGCGGGACTTCATTTTACAGTAGAGTTGCTTGAAAAAATAAAGAAAAAAGGCGTCATTTTGACGGAAGTGTTTTTGGATGTTGGGCTTGGGACTTTTAGACCTGTGCAAGTTGAAGATGTAACAGAGCATAAAATGCATAGTGAAAAATACTGGATTCCTGAAAAGACTGCAAAAATTGTAAATGAAGCTAAAAAAAATGGGAATAGAGTTATAGCGGTTGGGACAACTTCTGTAAGAACGTTAGAATCCTGTGTAGATGAAAATGGTAAACTTCTTCCAAAAAGTGGAGCTACAAATATTTTTATTTATGGAGATTATAAATTTAGAATTGTAGATGCGATAATCACTAATTTTCATTTGCCAAAATCTACACTTATTATGTTAGTTTCAGCATTCGCTGGAAAAGATTTTGTATTTTTTGCGTATAAAAAAGCGATTGAAGAGAAATATAGGTTTTATAGTTTTGGAGATTCGATGTTTGTGTATTAA